The nucleotide window GGACATGTGGAACACTTCTTTACCAGTAAACTGTGTGCCATTTCATTATGAGATGTAAGTTCCCCACAAATGTTCTCTTTGGGCACTGAAGGTTGTAGCATACaacatattaaaagcaaaaaaaacataaaaccaaagTAAACAATTTTTACTACAGTAATGTGAAGCTTGATTGGCTGCTAGGGTTTTACTCTGCACAAAGCTACTGCAATTTGCCCTTTCTTATTAAACAACCATGTGTTTTACCTCTAACTATACAAGTACTAAATACCCATCTTGATTCAACAAATTGCAATAACTTGTAACAGAAAAAGTATCTATTAATCTAGAGTATACTGAACATGCAGCATACAAAAAGCTATAAActcttactgtaaaaaaacatataatgataTTTCTGCTGAGTAAATTCAACTGTGAAGCAATGTACACCTAACATCTAGAAAAGCCTAAAAGTAATGCAAGATTAATCTAATATTTGACTTTAGATTCAAAATTCAGATTACTTACCAGGCAGACCTGTCAGAAGCTTGGCGGGGATGGGAGGACATAGTTTGTGGTACATGAATATGGTGTCCATGGCCATAATTGGGATGCATTCTGTGTGGATGTGGTGGTGGGCGTTCGTGAGCTCTCCTAGAAAACATAATGTTGATACAGCTCGTCAGCATCTAGAAAGAAGAACACTGCACACTAGTGCGATTAAAGATCTGAAGAATACTTACGTTGGATGCTGCATAAGACGCCGCCTTTGAACTTCCATCCTCTGAATAACGTCATGAGGGTGCAACCTCTGTGTTGTAGGTGCTGTGGCAGAAATATGGTGGGATATAGACTGGTGGGAGGTGGACAAATGCTGTGAAAGAGGAGCAGCAGAACTGGTGAAATGATGGGACGGAGGTGGAGGAGGGACAGGGTGTGTTGAAGACAAACTTGGAAGAGATGGATGAAAAGGTGCTACTGGATGTGCAATAACATAGTCCACCTGGGGTGGAGGGGGAGGTTGGGGAGGGGGGTTGGTATGAGAATGAGGGCAAGATGATGATTGGTGGTGTAGAGGCCTTGTAAGTGAAGCATCTAAAAGCAAGCAGAAAAAATAGAAACCATCAAAAAAAGTTATGGAGAACTCAATACAGAAATGTCTCGTCAAAAAATGAACTCCTAGattcatggtgttttttttttccttaagctCTAAACTGTACATCACATGGGCTATGCAGTTCAGAGCCAGCCGCCGTGGACTATTAAACTCTTGCGCATGTCATCCCATGACAACTGGATCGTCACAGAAATCTGCAGTGGAGACAGTGGGGAAGATGGAGCCTTCCATGTATGTAGTAATGACAAGTCCTGGACCGGTCAACGCTGCACGGCCACTGCACAGGGTATGTGCCATAATGTATGCCGTGCAAGGGATTATAACAGAAGCTCAACACCCATCaatgaatttagttctgctttaagtgagcACTAAAATCACAGACAATAGGTGCAGAGACAGAAAAGGGAAAGCATTTCAAATACAACACAACAGGGTCCAAAATTGTCAAATATGAGAACCCATTTTTCAGTGGCTTTAAAATTTAGCAATTAAAAAATCCCCAGAACAATCAAGATTCTTTTTTGTGACATCACATATGACAGCCCTGTAACAGCTGGATACCTTCTATAAAACAAAGAAGGGATTGGCACACCTTAGCTGTAAAATCTGTTGCTACTCATGTACCCTATGTCAGGAAGGGGTTTCATTCTCCAGAAGTATGACACTCTTTGCAGTCCAAGTTGGAGTAAAACATCCCACACTAAACTTACCAAAGGTCAACAGATTTTAAAAGATTCTTAGACCATATGGCAAAAGTTTTTATCCCCATAAAAGGGgggtataaaatatatacatgaaacTCCAAATAAACCTGCTTTTTTGCAGAATTACTCAATTttcattcccagtcaaagaggCTACCAGATTGTAGCTCCATTTTACAGACTTGGctgttcatttatattattaataataattatacttacACGGAGAATGCATGAAATGGCGGCAAGAGGAAAGAGAAGTCTGAGAAGGTGGCTGTGCCTGGGCTACCAAACCAGGCCCATAGCCATCAATAGCCATAGTTTGGGGTGTACTGGCAGTTGACTGATGTCCATAAACTGTAGACCTTGAAGATGAGCCAGGGCAACAAGGATCAAAAGCGGATGTGCTATGAAAGCTAACACTTCCATGGTTTCGAATACCATTATTGCTCAAATCCACAGGCAAGGCTTGCTGAAATGTAAATagtaaaaccataaaaataaatatcttttaacttataaaataataacacttaAGAAGTCTACAGAAGAAGAAGTCTACAGGGCTTTGCATATTTTTAGCATACACATGGCATTTTCTCATTGTCAACAGGTCAATCTAACTTTTTGATATTTGAATACATTCATTAAATGGCAAAAATCTTGTGGACACCCTTCCACATTTTGTTTTGCCAGTACCCAATGTCAACAAGTGCATTGGAAGCATTATTTATAGACAAACACTGGCAATAATAATGAGGAACTTTAAATGTGGCGTACTCATAGAAACCCACCCTTGACATAAGTCAGTCCATAAAGAAATCTGTATCCAGTAAACATAAGGGCTGGTTATTGTAAATTATATGGCCCTaggagaaacaaacaaaagttaAGCTACAAAGTCGAACAGCTGCTAGTCTAAGGAGCTCATTGTAGGGGAGTTCAAGTAGCCTGAACAAAGCCCTTAACTCAACCCCACTGAACACCATTCACATAAACTGGAAAGTTACCTGTAAGCCAGGTTTTCTCATTAGTACCGTACCTTACAAATATGATTTAGGGTAAATAGATAAACCTTCCCAGACACATATGGGGAAAGTCATAAGTGAGGGCATTATAAATAATAAGGAAAACCATTGCCCATTTAATTGCAGGGATTGGGAATTGGTTGTCCAACAAGCTCACAAAATTGAGACcagtgtccacaaacttttgctCATATAGTGCATTAATTGCATGCCACAAACAGCCTTCAAAAACTTTATTGCTCAtgtaggaaattaaaaatatctaaaaacttCTTAGACTTCTTACCGGGTCGTGATAGGTGGAAGAAGAGCTGCTTGTTGATCCACAAGGTGGAGGGACGGGAGCATTTCTTTCCACAGGACAGTGAGACTCTGAGAAAGAAGGTGACAGGGGGACAGTggggtggtggtgatgatggtgatgatgaggAAAGTGGTGACTATGTGATGGATAACAACTAGAATGAGGATGTCCCATGGCATGGGGATTCTGTGAGGATCCTCCACAAGGTGAATGCTCAGGACAACAAGATGGTAATCTTGGCAATGCTGGCGGGCCACTATCTGTACTAGTGCCAGTAGTCCTGGTCTCATCTACAAGTTGAATGAAAATACACGTTCATTATTTATAGTCTGCACCGCTGTACTAAAGTGCAGCGTTTAATACCTTCTCTAGATAAAGGGCTGGTTTTAgagtagggcaaactgggcaccACCTTCTCTAGGGACCCAACTGACAGAAAAGCATGGGTGGTAGCTGGCCTGCAGTGCATGTGGGGTCCCTTCTTGATATTTGCCCAGGGTCCTACTCTGTATAAAACCATCCCTGTCTAGATGGTGTGAACTTGTCACATACAGGACATCCTGTAAGGCCTGCTTATCCAAAATTGCAACATTGGCACTAactggtatatataaaaaaatagattttatcaaCATTCATGGATAATCTCTAAACATTTCAAGTTAGAAATAATAGTTTAAAACCAGGGATTGCAATTGCCCTTGCACAATTTGCTTATTTTTAGGATTCCCACAGAAAAAAAGGCTAGCCAagatgttcattttaaataccaGCAGGGTATCCCTGGTATGCATTATATAACCTACAAATTTCTGTGCACTACAAAGGGACATGCAAAGATATTAATATGGCAGATGCCACTGTGGGCTTTCTTTATTGATGCAGACTTTGGGGCCTTTAAGTTAATACTGGCATTACTAGCTAGACTAGTCTGCACAATTGCATAAATAAAGTAAtgactttttatgtatatatgttatagacCAAACTGGTTTCATTCTTGTTTCAAGTCAGGAATTAAAAGTGAGGACTAAGATGACAGTGCTGAAGCAAGCACCTTTGATAATCAAGCAACACCAGCTCATatgcacaggttcacttttattGGAAATATGGCAAGAGACGACCTTACCAAATAACAGGGCTTTATTTATGCAATGCAAACTTGTCCCTAAATTGATCAAATTGTACAAATTTCATTATTCTCTGGACATCTGCAATCACTTAATATGTTCATACTGGTTTTTCTATCGTGTAGACATTCTTACAGTTCATGAGTCCCAATCTGCAGACTGGACAAAACTGCATGAACATATTGAGGTAAATGGAAACTCATGATTGGTCAAATAAGatgaaatttacaataaaaaggattttgtttaCTAAACCACAAATTCCAGCAGCACAAATCATATGAATGTGCTTTTACAGCACAATGCAAAAGTTTTAAgcaaaaaatgatataatgttCTGCTTAAGCAAATCAAACTCCTGTGTTCATCCTTTTGCACTGTGCTGTAGGTTTTCCtcccttttataattatttacattttagaacaaCGTATTCTGATGATTGACTAACCTGATGTAATGCTTGTAGTACTGCTACTTGTGGCAACTGAAGGCGACTCAGACACTGTGGAAGCCAAAGACCCCGAGAGTCCTGAAACAGCATCAGAGGCCGGCTCTGAGGTAGACGTATTACTGGAAATAGTGCTGATTGATGGGGACTCAGTTCTGCCAGAGGTAGTGGGCACAACTGTTGGGTCTATGAAACATGaagaatatacaatacaataattattttttgtaacatgtTCTGCTATGTGTGCTGATTAAATAATACACTCACAGATCCAAACATCAAAATAATTCTTAAGTAAGGAAAATTTTCTGTCAAATCCCTATGCCTTTCATTaacttaaatatgttttaatggtgccaattccaaaaatatgcaattagtGAAGAGACTTAGCTAGCAATACTATTAAAATACCATTATACTGTGTTTTGCTGCATTTACATCCTTTCATCAGGAACAGTGTAagaaagtttacaaaaatattaaagaaaacctgctcaatacatttttggtgtagactgcaaagaaaattgtttataacattatataataatGCACCACAAACTCATTTAAAATTCATCTAAACTGAACTATTAAAAAACAGTCAGCCAATTATAACACTATTATTTCTCATTAGGTATACCCACAAGAAGAACCCACAATACACTGGTAGTTGGTGGATCTCAAAAGGTTCAGAAACAAAATCTCTTGCAAACTCTCTCAGACTATTTAATTCACTTGTAGCACCTGCTTATGGCCAAAAAAAGAAGCTGCTTGCAGAGCACAAGGTCACCATTGTTTATACTAAAGGTATCTATGTTCTTAGTGATATGGTTGTAGCAGATGAGCAGAGACATTAAGCCTGtgtttgacaattttatctttaaagtaggtggctacGCCTCCacctctcagattgtaagctcttctgggcagggtcctctctccttctcctgtctgtatctgtccggtGTAAAATTTTGGCgctttaaaaaactgtttattaataatattttcctaaCTCATGCAGGTCAAACGTACCATCTTCATCTACAGTCAGGTCCACAACTTCAGTTGCACTTTGTCTAAGTGGCTGTATAACCGTAGAAACCCGACTGCGACTTCTGTGCTCCTGGGTTCTTCCAGTCTGTGAATTTGAATTTTGTCCCCAATGAGATCGAGAATGTCCAAGTGCGGAGCGAGATCTATTAAGAACATGGGAATAATGTTTATTATCTGCAAACATACTATTTAGATGatctacaacaaaaacaaaacttctgAATCTAGAAAAGAATCCCTTTTAATGGTACACACAGCAATTATAAGGTCTGTGGGAAAGGCAATAAATATCACATACAAGAGAAGGATGCGTAAATAATCATACCTCTTGTCATGATTTTTAGCTCAATCTGGGATTTCTCTTTAAAGACTAACATGTACAAAGCCACATTTACCATAATCAATACATAGCTAAGCTCCGCTTTGTGCACAAGGACATATTGTCAGAGCTTATCTattataaagcagaattataAAGACTGGGTTGGTTTTAGCTGGCCTTATAGGGAATGTTATTTTAGTTAAGcttctttaaagcctaactctagtatataaaaggcacaaaatCTGCAGCAATGTAATGAAGACATCAGTAAATCTACTTTTTAAATGCTAGCGGTGCAAGTTCCGGAATTTCAATCAGCCTTTTGTCCTTGCACACTATAGTTTAAAGAGGGGGAAATCAGCAAAAAGAGCCAATTTTGAGCGTGTCGATAGAAGGAGAAAGCAAAATGACAGCAGAAAGCTCATCAATGTGTCCCTTGATCTATCTTAAATGGAACCAACATGATGTTATTTGTGATCGATTCATAAAACGAGGCCCTGGGATGATGCATGGTGTGtcctatatatgtaaatatgtaaaggatacaaagaaccatttttttttattattattgatggtTAGATCTAGTCTACATGTCCCTccagagtaaaaataaaatcaggacaTGCCAATACATCTGctgctaaatgtattattttcacaATTCAATGTTCTCCATGTGCACAGATAAAGAATTCTTAATACATATGTTTTACCCGCAAAGCATCCCTAGGGGAAATGCACAGCTGTATAAACTGTAGGGGTTTCCCTAACACTCCCCAGCTCAATCTCTACACTACACAATGTATCCAGGACAAGTTATGCTTGTAATATAAACAAGAAATAGACAAGATTACAGGGCTGGATGAAAATGTAAGCAGAATACAATATCCTGTGTAGGCAGCAGTGTATACCCCTCTGCTTAATCGTACAGCTTGGGTTTGCAGCACTTGTCAGCAAATGGGTTAAATgctttcatttaatttgttttgtgtgtgaaGGGGAAACTGCACAGCAAGCGAATTTCAGGAGCCAGTGGAAAATACTCCAACCGTCTGTTTATAGCATAGCGACTTCCAAATGATCTGGGCCTCTTCCATTTCACACTGAAACAGATGGAATGTTTACGAAGAACTACAGAACAATCCAACACTCAACTCGCACTTCAAGACGTTGTTCAGAAGGCTATGTGCCAGGAGATAATATGGCCAGGGGTGTTACAAGATACTAAGGGTAACAGACATCAACCAATCTGCTAGGGTTTCATAACAATCATCCTTTAGGACTAGGCGGATGTTAATAGAGGGTACTCATAATACCCAAGGTAAAGAGGAAAGCCAGTCGAGtattaaacacaaataatgcAGGTTGATGTACCAGATTTTGGAGTGTAGGAGAAGTACTAAGAAAATCAGCTAATGTGCTCATAAAAAGCATGCCAGCAGGAGGAAGAAGCAAAGTGACAGATTAACTTGTGTGTTGCTTTTCTTACCACATTCTATTCTTGGGCTGGGGTGGGTTTGTTTTTGCcaagggatttgtatttctgttcaccaagtcctgagatttacacagctctgctacaCAACACAGTACTGCCATTGTTCTCTCCACCGTTTTGTGTAGCccgaaagaaaaaagaaaaaatatctggCAGCCCTTTGTAAACTCCTAATAGAGTGTCCTAGAATATACACATGCTGTGTGGTAGCAAAAGAGCAACACAAAGATATTTAGAAGCAAGGGGAAGAGGGTAGCAGATCTAAACTTGTTATTCTACAATAGACAAAACGCAGGAAATTCAACCACTAACTCTGGAGCGGCAGAAAAGcgagacctgatttattaagtcaGACGACAACTAaccttaccagtatgttttttggaatgtggaaactTAAAGAGTTGATACTGCAAGGTCAGCAGTGTCAACAAAAAGAGGACATATGTGGGTTTCTTCTAGGATTATCCCAAAAATATACTCAATGGTTAATTGGTcccccctcaaaattggccttaggctgAACTagaactatggtagggacattagactgtgagcctctccgagtgacagttagtgacatgactttagaCTTTGTTAAGCGcagtgttatatgttggtgccaaaaaaaaaaaaattctatgcagatagtgcctcAAGTCTGCTAACCACAGAGCCAGCCAGTTACTAAACATTTCATGAGCATACTGCAAAGAAGAACAGAGTATGATGGAATTGTTGTTAGCTTTGCTAACCCTAATTTCATAAAGCTTTTATTGCACAGCCATGAAATGTACCATGGAGCAAGACAGCAACTATGTGCAAAAGTGTTAATGATAGGTGATGAATCTGTGCCTACTGCTTGCACACAGATCCAGCAATCTATAGCAAAGTGCCAGAAGTAATACAAATAATGCTGTCTCAAAGGCATGGTTGTGGAAGTAATGGGGGGGGGAGAAAACAGGTTTTAAACAGAGGTTAGTCTCCTTTAAAATTACTCATACTCCCCTCTGGGTACCAGATATTCGATAATAAATCTCAGtgagtaatatatattttcacaagtCTGTCGAGTCCTTGACTATGTACTTAGCTATTTTACTGGCTTGCTAGATACCAAAGACACATGCCGACACAACTGTGCTTGCCAAATACTTCCCAACCAAGCAGATCAAATTATGATATATCTGGTTGTATTTTAATCAGTGCAAATGATTACTTGTGGCCCTTATAAAGTGCAATGCCCAGACTTTGGACTATGTTGCCAGCCTAAATCTCCTGAGGAATGCTACAGTCACACTATGAGATGGATGACAGCATACTggctgtaagaaaaaaacatatctggACATTCCCTACttcttggaaaagaaaaaaaacaatgcatgagGGGGATAGTAGCAGGGTGTTAGTCGTCTGTATACAACCACTCACGTGAACAAACCAAAGTTATCACTTTCTAACTGCATGTGAAAGTAGCTGCCTCCAACGCTGCTGCTTTTTTCCTTGGTGGTTGGCAGGCAGGGGCATTTGTTCAGGCAGCGGGTTGATTAGAGGACTGCCAGATGCTGAAAACAGTGTTGAGAACATGGGGCATACAGCAAACACCTGCCACTGTTTGTTATTGAAACAAATGTTCAAGTTGGCCATAAACAGGCAGATTTCTTCCAGGGATGATAGCATAGAGAATACGTGGCCTTTATCGAATTTGCCTTGCTAGACATTCAGAATCAGAATTACTCCCCTGATCCACACAGCAGCACATTTCTCTAAATCTTTCACTCTTCATAGAAGGTGGAGGACCAGGATTACTAAATCTAATACAGTGCTAAGTAGCATTTCCAGCAGAATGAAATGCTCATTGCTAGCCTTTTACAGTGGAGGAAAGGCCCAGATTTTTTAAGTAGCAGGGAGTATAAACCGGATAGTCAGTGTCAAGTCACACGTCTGTGTAAATGAAATGGGAAAAGGGGTTGTTTTACCAACAACTCTTATATCCCGcccccaaaaaaatgtacactGTGTAGAAAACATTAAGTTTACACCCCTCTCGCATACCAATATGTTTGTAGTCAGTAACTAGGTTGAAAAAACCAGGAGGGACAGGTAACATTACAAAAATGCAATTAAACAATAGGCTGAAATGTATTCTTGGGAGATTTCAAGAACAACAGGCAATAACTTTTCCATGTGTGCATACTAAGTCAGTGTTCAGTATTATTCTCACAGCCATTACTATCTAACAGTAAAAATGGTATATtttcaatgtacaaaaaatgattaCCGATATCCCTCATTCCACTtaacactttatattttaattaacacatttatttaaacctggaactatggcagaaaataaaacatttaacatggTCTTATGTAATATCTTTTTTTGCAGTACTGGTCAAGCAATAATGTTCTAACCTGTAAGTTTCACCAACTGTGACAATTTCTACTTCACTGTCAGTAGAAGTAACGTTAATTTCTTCATTATTGGCTGGGACTTGAGGGGTAGATGAAGCTTCAATGACTACAACATCCTCATCAATGctacctgtaaaaacaaaaaaagttaacttttagaTAAACAAAGCACTTGGTGGCatattccttaaaaaataaaccacaatacaaatataacatttatggtTTTTTGTGAAGAAATAGAGGTACATGAAAGCAAGTTACAGAGGGAAcccattacatttatataaacctGAAAAGTGTACAACGTTTTTAATGGAACCTGCTGAGGTCATATCTGGCACCCAAGATTTGGTGGGTTCCCTAAGTACCAATACCCATGTCATACAATTGAGGGTCATGGCACTGCACTGGTCAATGTGATGTGATGGGCAAGAGAGCatatttttgtgaatttaaaaCCTGCATATAAAGTTTGGTTTCCCCTTGGGTGGCCTAAATCAAGCAAAGATCCAATAAAGTCTGAAGTCATTGGCTACAGTTACAGTGTGATGCCTTCTGTCTCCCTGTGACGTGTACTTATCCTAAACACTGTTATGCATTTGATTGCCACTGTACACTGATTTGGGTACAACACAACGCCCTGATTTTAAGTCTCCAACCTCCTGCCTGCATCATTAACAAGCACATTAACCAACATAGAGTTGTAAAATGTGCTGCAAGCAAACAAGATTAAATGCAGAAACTTTGAATAATGAGAAAGCTGAATGGGTACACTGAGCTGTAGAAGAAGTCTCAGCAACTTTCGGTGCTGGCATAGAGTAACTGCCATGTGCATGCCAACCTAGCTAAAGAAGACAGCCAAAGACTGCAAACCAGGAGGAACACTGGGTGAAGTAGTGCCAGACATGCCCACACAGCTCAGGGATGGAAGGGTCCCTTTTGTCTGGCAGGTCATGAATTGTACCTCCTGGGGATCAACATTTTAAactgtttacttctgctttaggaaaagctTTATTCTTGAATCAACGGATCACTTTGGCACCTGCTATACACTAAAGgaaattaaagcattttttcatattgtgctTGGTTTGAAGTGCCAAGGGTTGTGATATGTTTACATCTGAAGTcagcattttcaaaataaaacaacCAGTAAAACTTGATTAATATcaacaaatctaaaaaattaCTGAAGCCTGACATTTTCTGCTGGTTAATCGTGCTTTTCTGCCATTCTTCAGAAACCATCTGCTCCATTTATTGCCACCCATGGCAACAAACTACTTATTGTTAGGCAGGGGGATTTATTTAAAGCTAGCACCAGCTGTACCAGGCTACTCTGCCAACAAGCCTCTGGTAACAGGGCTCAGTGATCAAGGCTCTGGAATTGAATAGAAAACTGGAAGAATTTCTTTGCTGTACAAGTAAACTAAAGCCTAGATATAGTTTGCATTTCTGCATAAAGCCATGTGAAAAACTGTGTACACATCGTTTTGTTGTATTCAATCTCATAACctaaggaaataaaaatgcatattggtCAAGTGGAACAAATAAGCACACCTAtacattaataaacaatttaaaactaTGAAATTACAATCCGGTGTGGCAATAATAAGAAACTTCTAAGGAGTATGATGGACTCCATCTTATTTAATTCAGGTATGAAGTGCctggtactctttttttttttttaaccgatGTGAGTGGTGTGATGACAtcaaaggaggaaacccacacaagcatgggggaaactccatgcagatagtgtcctggccgagattcaaacgtgggacccagcgctgcaaaggccagagtgctaacctctgagccacagagCCGCTACCATATTAGATCTACAGATTTGTAACTAAAGTAATTTGTCACCATTACCTGTTAATGTTTGTGGAGTGAAATGCTGTAAATGGACATATAACAAACTCTAATATAAATCCCTTTGGCAAAGAACAATATTGTGGAAAAGACTGGCCAAAgtccccttttagccgggcacaacacctggcacctttcagtaaccaccccgatgtttttgagtggttacagaagagttgggtaacaatacaggggctgccacccacctacaatttcttcccacctggcttaaaaaaaattcccagttTAACACTGATATACAgctagtccctgagttaaggacatcagacatatggacgactcctagatacaaacagggcttccttGCTTGCTTGcatgcaggacagaggcttgatgggggagggggcagcctgcatgacttgcagaagtgttttgctaaacacagctgagtggTGGGTGAtattaagagctgagctgatctgtagcatcttctAACTCTTTACCTtcctgggctgttcatttctgtccagatttatatgtataaaagcggtacattgtctttcatgaaaatttattttacattgaagacctataattcttaggcatacctcccCTAAATATGCCGGGGGATAGATTGGAGGAAGAGGACTCGACCGGAATATGGGATccgacaggcaggacactggaggaagCCAACTGGACCAGGTAagtcaatattttttatgttttagctatcccgagtgtggcttggggggTACTGCtttaagcaggttttttttttaccctgggccacactcagggttactatCAGGtaggttaatgaccaagacaaactctgcagttgtttctttttgcatgtcaaagcacagcttcctccagaaattaaagaactttttttttttttgctttgtttttgattaactcacagtgaggattttatacagtaactgacacattgctgcctaataatatgttgagacaagcatccgtcctaattgcattcattaaaataatgtacctgttccgacttagatacaaattcaacttaagtacaaacctacagtccatatctcatatgtaacccggggactacctgtatatatatatattcctttgcAAACCATACATTGCTGTGGTGACACTTACTAATGGAATTACAAATCACCACATCTTAGCACCCTTTtaaagctggagaaaaaaaaaaacatcaagtaaatgtaaacacaaaacaCACGCTTAGAATCTATTTTACCTGAGGGAAGAGTTGTACCATTTTGGTGATTTTCCTCTGGAGTCAAAAAGATATCCTCTTCTCCTTCAGTGGAAGAACTAGTGCTAGAGGCCGAATCGCTGCTAAGGTCATTCTCACTGGAACTACTGGAACTAGGAAGCAGCGCATACTTCTTCCTGGCCAGAACCTCTCTCTTTTTCCTCTGCAATAATAGCCTCTCTTTCTGCTTTTGTGTCCTCTGTGTGGAACCCTTTTTGGGAAAAGTCTTTCGGTGCACAGACCTCCGTAAGGAGCTCACCTGATAGCAAGGCCGCTTCATTAGCATACTAGGCACAGGCTCTGACTGGGGACGA belongs to Pyxicephalus adspersus chromosome 2, UCB_Pads_2.0, whole genome shotgun sequence and includes:
- the RNF111 gene encoding E3 ubiquitin-protein ligase Arkadia isoform X6, producing the protein MQWQRRFSASPPCQENLARTGQRCSSGRGGLLARPGRAAKKRVRGLLQYRHRLIFLLLNRLLWTLLLRYILYADMKSEVSSDAPKKQESLKGVLLNPEPIGAAKTFPSDVDMISSKVGSEFSHLCSDSNKQPRSLNSSTEQEKGLVRKKRKSQQAGPSYAQSCEAKKNQRLLELRLGPQSDEDNDSSFSDCVSSPSSSSHFGDSDTMTSDEDKDSPRHFSPSGVNTTNRTPNSRAQKWPRPQSEPVPSMLMKRPCYQVSSLRRSVHRKTFPKKGSTQRTQKQKERLLLQRKKREVLARKKYALLPSSSSSSENDLSSDSASSTSSSTEGEEDIFLTPEENHQNGTTLPSGSIDEDVVVIEASSTPQVPANNEEINVTSTDSEVEIVTVGETYRSRSALGHSRSHWGQNSNSQTGRTQEHRSRSRVSTVIQPLRQSATEVVDLTVDEDDPTVVPTTSGRTESPSISTISSNTSTSEPASDAVSGLSGSLASTVSESPSVATSSSTTSITSESHCPVERNAPVPPPCGSTSSSSSTYHDPQALPVDLSNNGIRNHGSVSFHSTSAFDPCCPGSSSRSTVYGHQSTASTPQTMAIDGYGPGLVAQAQPPSQTSLSSCRHFMHSPYASLTRPLHHQSSSCPHSHTNPPPQPPPPPQVDYVIAHPVAPFHPSLPSLSSTHPVPPPPPSHHFTSSAAPLSQHLSTSHQSISHHISATAPTTQRLHPHDVIQRMEVQRRRLMQHPTRAHERPPPHPHRMHPNYGHGHHIHVPQTMSSHPRQASDRSAWEIAIETGVTAAPYQTGPLHPHLAHYHPPPRLHHLQIGALPLMVPDMAGYPHIRYISSGLDGRSFRVPFRGNFEELIHLEERLGNVNRGASQGTIERCTYPHKYKKVSTDWFSQRKLHGKQDGEEDTEEKCTICLSILEEGEDVRRLPCMHLFHQVCVDQWLITNKKCPICRVDIEAQLPTES
- the RNF111 gene encoding E3 ubiquitin-protein ligase Arkadia isoform X4, whose translation is MQWQRRFSASPPCQENLARTGQRCSSGRGGLLARPGRAAKKRVRGLLQYRHRLIFLLLNRLLWTLLLRYILYADMKSEVSSDAPKKQESLKGVLLNPEPIGAAKTFPSDVDMISSKVGSEFSHLCSDSNKQPRSLNSSTEQEKGLVRKKRKSQQAGPSYAQSCEAKKNQRLLELRLGPQSDEDNDSSFSDCVSSPSSSSHFGDSDTMTSDEDKDSPRHFSPSGVNTTNRTPNSRAQKWPRPQSEPVPSMLMKRPCYQVSSLRRSVHRKTFPKKGSTQRTQKQKERLLLQRKKREVLARKKYALLPSSSSSSENDLSSDSASSTSSSTEGEEDIFLTPEENHQNGTTLPSGSIDEDVVVIEASSTPQVPANNEEINVTSTDSEVEIVTVGETYRSRSALGHSRSHWGQNSNSQTGRTQEHRSRSRVSTVIQPLRQSATEVVDLTVDEDDPTVVPTTSGRTESPSISTISSNTSTSEPASDAVSGLSGSLASTVSESPSVATSSSTTSITSDETRTTGTSTDSGPPALPRLPSCCPEHSPCGGSSQNPHAMGHPHSSCYPSHSHHFPHHHHHHHHPTVPLSPSFSESHCPVERNAPVPPPCGSTSSSSSTYHDPQALPVDLSNNGIRNHGSVSFHSTSAFDPCCPGSSSRSTVYGHQSTASTPQTMAIDGYGPGLVAQAQPPSQTSLSSCRHFMHSPYASLTRPLHHQSSSCPHSHTNPPPQPPPPPQVDYVIAHPVAPFHPSLPSLSSTHPVPPPPPSHHFTSSAAPLSQHLSTSHQSISHHISATAPTTQRLHPHDVIQRMEVQRRRLMQHPTRAHERPPPHPHRMHPNYGHGHHIHVPQTMSSHPRQASDRSAWEIAIETGVTAAPYQTGPLHPHLAHYHPPPRLHHLQIGALPLMELIHLEERLGNVNRGASQGTIERCTYPHKYKKRKLHGKQDGEEDTEEKCTICLSILEEGEDVRRLPCMHLFHQVCVDQWLITNKKCPICRVDIEAQLPTES